The genomic segment CTTCAGGTGATAAATCAACACGAACAAGTTCAGCACCTTTTGTTGCACCAGTCTTTTCAAATTGTGCTTCAAACATATCCACGCAGATACAAAAATCATCATAAAATGTATCGCCAGAACCAAAGCAGCCATAGATTTTTCCAGACAAGTCAACATCTGCTAATTCTTCGTAAAAGTCCACGATTTCATCAGGAAGTTCGCCATCTCCATAAGTGTAAGTTCCAACAATACAGAGATCGGCATCAGTCATATCTTCTGCATCTACAGAAGTACATTCATCAAGCTCGACTTCCCATCCTAACTCTTCGAGTTTATCTGCTACAATATCAGCACAGGCTTCTGTATTTCCTGTCATACTTGCATAAACAATTTTTGCTAAAGGCATTTTATATCTTCTCCTTATAAATGTGAAATGAATCAAAGCATTTAGTGCTGTTTCATCAAATACAGCCGAATCTAATTACCTCATTACTATTATACCAAGATGTGAGTCCGACTGTCCAGAAATAATGAAAAATAGGGAAATTTTAGGTTTCCTTTTGCTCTAGCTGCTCTAGTTGCTAAACAAAAGAACAGCGAAGCGACAAAGTCGCGGAGGTCTGCTCGTAAAGCAGGTTCTATTTTTATTTTTTCATGCCCTAGGGTCTTAGCGCTTTGCGACTCGACTTGTGGCTTTAGCCACTTAGCGAGAGTGGACAGCGAAGCGGAGATAGTGGTTAGACTTCAGGAACAAGGGAACCTGATAGCAGAGCTATCAGGTTGTATCATAACTTCTGGTGTTGTGAACTCAATTATAGCAAAATTTATGCAAAATCAATATTGTAAACTATCCTCTAGCTTTCGATTTAGCACTTGATAGAAAGAGGGCAGGGACTGCAATAGCTACAAGGACGATACAACTTACCAAAAATCCCATTTGGTAACCGTTTAGGGTAACGGCTGTTTCAACGGATTTTTTAGCCGTAGCGATGACGCTTGGTGTTAAAGTCGTATGCATAGCGGCTAATTGATGAAGTTTTGTCGTCATATGTCCAGCAATCTCTGAAGTCACGACAGCTGTTACGACAGCTGAAATCACTGCTGAGCCAAAGCTAGAACCCACATTTTGAATAATCCGTTGACCGACAGAAGCACCTGCAATATCTTTTTTATCCAATCCGATGAAAATATCAGTCATCATTGGCATTTGCAAACCACCAATACCAATACCACGGACAAAGAGTACCGCACCAAGCCAAATCAAACTTGTATTTTCATGAACAAAAATGAATGGTACAGTGCCAACGAGAGAAATCAATAAACTGACTAAAACAACAGGACGTGCACCGATTCGGTCGATTAATTTACCAATTGTAGGCCGGGCAATAAACATCCCGATTCCTTGCGGAATAAGCATAAGCGCAGCATCAATCGCTGTAAAGCCTTTTGTATTTTGGAAGAAAAGGGGAAGCAGAAGCATAGGACCGTTTGAAGCAATCCCAGCAAGGAAAATGCCGACATTGGCAGCCGTAAAGTTGCGGACTTTGAAGAAGCGCAGGGGCAACACTGTTTCATCATGCCGCAGATGATTGTAAATAGCATAGATGATAAGACAAGCTACACCAATGCTGCAAGAAATCAACATTTGGCTATTAAAGAAATTTTTTGCGTTTTCAGAGCCTTTCATAATCCCGTAAATCAGACCGATTGAGCCACCAGCAAGAAGAATTGTACCAAACCAATCCAGTTTACTTTCAGGATTCATCGGTTTAAAGTCTTGTAAAAAGAAAATGTTGAGCAAAACAGCAACGATACAAACAGGAACATTAACATAGAAAAGCCAATGCCAATTTGCATCCTGTACGATGAAACCACCAAGGACTGGCCCGATGATAGGACCAAGAATGATTGGCGTCGAAATAATAGCAACTAGCTCACCAAATCGTCCTTTTGGTGCGACACCCATGAGTAAGGTTGTCATGAGTAGTGTGATGAATCCAGCGGATAGCCCTTGCACTGCGCGGAAAGCAATGAAGCTCTCAATGTTCCAAGCTTGTCCAGAAAGAAAACTGAAAGCGCCAAAGGCGATGATTGACCATTGTAATACTTTTTTACCATTAAAATGATTGACCATGTAGCCACAGACTGGTACAGCGACGGCAAGCGCGAGGACATAACCTGTAATCGCCCACTGAATCATATTAAGCGAAGTGTTAAGGTCAGTTTGTAGCTTATTGATAGCGATATTAACCATTGTTGAATCAAGCATGGGAGCAAGAGCTCCGATCACAAGAACCCATGCAGTACGCGTGACTTCTTTTGGCAATTTATCTTTTTTATCTGCCATTTTTAAAATCTCCATTTGTTTTTTAGATACAAAATGTATCTTTTGTTTACAAATGATATTATAAACCTCTAAAATAACTTTGTCAAGATTTAAGTACAACTCGTATCTAATTTTTTGTTTTGAAAAAAAGATATTTATAAGATATAATATTAAATAAGGTACAAAATGTATGAATAGGAGTAGAAAGATGGCTCAAAGAAGAAGAGGTGATGAACTCAAAAATGCAATTTTTGAGGCAACAGTAGAGATACTTGAAAATAAAGGATTTGAGGAAGTGACTTTTCAAAATGTTGCGCGTAAAGCACATACAACGAGAAGTGTACTTTATCGTTATTTTGAAGACACTTTTCAGTTGATTTATCAAGCAGCACGTTATCATGTTGAGCGAGATGAACGTTATGAAGGTTCAGTTATTGAGCAGGTTTTTAACACAGGTGCTCTGCGTTCAGATTTGCTTGCTATGCTGAGTTTTATGAGAGACAATTCTACTCGCTTTCCTAAAAATTTTTTGCCTTATATTTTCTTTGAGCAGGCTCAGGGTAAAAATTTTTTTGAAGGCACAGTCGGAGATATTACAGAAAATAACCTCATCATCATTGAGCGCATATTAGCACGGGCACAAGAGCGTGGAGAAGCGCGTGAAAATATTAAACAGGAAACCAAACTGATTTCCTTTAAGTTATCACGTTACAATATCATGCTGACAGGGAAAGCGATGAGCGATGAACAAATCATAGAACTTGTTGATGATGTTCTCATCCCTCTCTATATGAAAAACTAACGATTAAGTCGCATTTTATGGTAAAATGGAGTGTATTTAGCATTCGAATAATTTTGAAAAGGTTCATGATTGTTAGAGGAAGTTCTTGTAGATAAAGCTGATAAATACTATCTTCACAAGGATTCAAAACCCTAAGTAAATGAAAATTTATCCTCTAATGAAGTATGGATTACTTCAAAACATAAAACTTAAACCACAGAGTTCTGTGCGCTAAAAGCTGGACAATGAGATAAATTGGAGAAACGTTCGATTTATTATTTTTGCCCTTTGTGACTATGCTGTTGACACTTTATAAGAGGCTAAAGCGTCAAGTTGAGCAACAAATCACTAGTTTTTTGCAAACACTACTCATATCTTAAAATTGAGTTTGGGGCGCTTGAAATGATGAAAAAAATAAAATCCGGAACCGCACTATGTGTGAATCTGTATTTTTCTATTTTCATCATTTCAAAGTGAGCGTTCCTCGCATCTTAAATAAAAAGGAAAGTAAAATTGATTACATTAAAATCACAACGTGAAATCGAGCAAATGGCGCGCAGTAGCAAAATTTTGGCGGATATCCATATTGGTCTGCGTGAAATCATCAAACCTGGTATCGATATGTGGGAAATTGAAGAGTACGTTCGCAAAGTTTGTAAAGATAAAAATGTCTTACCCCTACAAATTGGTGTAGATGAAGGAAATTACAATCCTTTTCCTTATGCCACTTGTTGCTGTTTAAATGACGAAGTTGCCCATGCTTTCCCACGTCATGTCATCCTCAAAGAAGGAGATTTAATCAAGGTAGATATGGTGCTTGGGTTGGTTGAAGACGGTTCCGTTGATGTCTCAAAGCTTGATTTTGACGATGCGGAGTCTATGGTTAAATATCAAGAAGAATTCCGCGGTGGTGTAGCAGACTCTTGCTGGGCCTACGCTGTCGGTGACGTTTCTGATGAAGTGAAAAATCTCATGGATGTCACTAGAGAATGTTTGTATCTAGGGATTGAGCAAGCTAAGGTTGGCAACCGGATTGGTGATATTGGTGCAGTGATACAAGAATATGCAGAAAGCCGTGGTTATGGTGTTGTGCGTGATTTAGTTGGGCATGGTGTTGGCCCTACAATGCATGAAGAGCCAATGGTACCACACTATGGTAGAGCTGGGCGTGGACTCCGATTGCGTGAAGGTATGGTTTTGACGATTGAGCCAATGATTAATACAGGCGGTTGGGAGATTGACCACGACGGAGAACGAGGATATGTTACCTTCGATGGTAGCTTATCTTGCCAGTATGAACATCAATTTGTTATTACAAAAGATGGACCAGTAATTCTGACAAGTCAAGGAGAAGAAAGAACATACTGACTCTACAGACTTATTGATAATTAAGTGAGTG from the Lactococcus allomyrinae genome contains:
- a CDS encoding flavodoxin, translated to MPLAKIVYASMTGNTEACADIVADKLEELGWEVELDECTSVDAEDMTDADLCIVGTYTYGDGELPDEIVDFYEELADVDLSGKIYGCFGSGDTFYDDFCICVDMFEAQFEKTGATKGAELVRVDLSPEDDDETNLEAFAETLSSHFDL
- a CDS encoding MDR family MFS transporter, whose amino-acid sequence is MADKKDKLPKEVTRTAWVLVIGALAPMLDSTMVNIAINKLQTDLNTSLNMIQWAITGYVLALAVAVPVCGYMVNHFNGKKVLQWSIIAFGAFSFLSGQAWNIESFIAFRAVQGLSAGFITLLMTTLLMGVAPKGRFGELVAIISTPIILGPIIGPVLGGFIVQDANWHWLFYVNVPVCIVAVLLNIFFLQDFKPMNPESKLDWFGTILLAGGSIGLIYGIMKGSENAKNFFNSQMLISCSIGVACLIIYAIYNHLRHDETVLPLRFFKVRNFTAANVGIFLAGIASNGPMLLLPLFFQNTKGFTAIDAALMLIPQGIGMFIARPTIGKLIDRIGARPVVLVSLLISLVGTVPFIFVHENTSLIWLGAVLFVRGIGIGGLQMPMMTDIFIGLDKKDIAGASVGQRIIQNVGSSFGSAVISAVVTAVVTSEIAGHMTTKLHQLAAMHTTLTPSVIATAKKSVETAVTLNGYQMGFLVSCIVLVAIAVPALFLSSAKSKARG
- a CDS encoding TetR/AcrR family transcriptional regulator, whose translation is MAQRRRGDELKNAIFEATVEILENKGFEEVTFQNVARKAHTTRSVLYRYFEDTFQLIYQAARYHVERDERYEGSVIEQVFNTGALRSDLLAMLSFMRDNSTRFPKNFLPYIFFEQAQGKNFFEGTVGDITENNLIIIERILARAQERGEARENIKQETKLISFKLSRYNIMLTGKAMSDEQIIELVDDVLIPLYMKN
- a CDS encoding methionyl aminopeptidase; this translates as MITLKSQREIEQMARSSKILADIHIGLREIIKPGIDMWEIEEYVRKVCKDKNVLPLQIGVDEGNYNPFPYATCCCLNDEVAHAFPRHVILKEGDLIKVDMVLGLVEDGSVDVSKLDFDDAESMVKYQEEFRGGVADSCWAYAVGDVSDEVKNLMDVTRECLYLGIEQAKVGNRIGDIGAVIQEYAESRGYGVVRDLVGHGVGPTMHEEPMVPHYGRAGRGLRLREGMVLTIEPMINTGGWEIDHDGERGYVTFDGSLSCQYEHQFVITKDGPVILTSQGEERTY